The genomic DNA CCTCGCCGCCCATATGTAATCCATTATATTAGTTCATTAGTATAAAAAGATGCGGATTTATTTTGCGGTACTGACGATCTTGATGATATCGCCATCTTTTAAGACTGCACTCTCTTTAATCCGCATCTTTGTCTTTGCATCGATTGCATACAAAAATCCCTTTCCAATATCGGTATGCACCTGGTAGGCAAGATCATGCGGGGTTGATCCCTTCTTCATCAGGAAGGCATCAGGAAGAACCCTGCCCTGACCGTCTGTCAGATGCGTCTCATCCTCAACCGGATACAGGACGATCATATCCAACAGCTCAAAGACCGCCCGGTTGATGATCTCCTGCACTCCCGTACCGCCATGTGCATCCATATAGGCCTTCATCTTCATAAGACCTGCTTTCTGGGCATCGCTCAGTTTTCCCTTGTCAGGAATGGAGAAGGATGCATCACCCGGATGATAGATGATCATATGCGATGCGGCAGCGGTCCGGAGAGCGAGTTCTGCTGCGCCCGATGTCAGGATGGCACCTGAATCCTTCACCTTTGTGAGTAGTTCTGGAGAGGCAAGATCTGCCTTATTACCGGCGATAATCATCGGTTTTGCTTTTCGCATCAGGATTTTTGAAAATTCAATCAGATCACCGGATGCTGTCAGCCTGAGCTCTATCCCTGCCTCACGCTCTGCCTCCATCACATGTTCCTCCTGAATGGAGAGGCCGGCAAGGATATCGGCAAGTCCTGCATAGATGGAGAATGAGCGAGACTGGGCCTGTCTCTGCATCTTTGGCCAATGCTTTTCGATGATCCCAAAAAGCCACATCGCCATCTCGGTCTTGAGCATGGGGATCTCTTCAAGGGGATCATGACTCCCCGGATTATCCGGATTTCCTTCAATGTCCGTACTACCGCTAGCATCGATGACCTGAATGATGGCATCGGCCTGACGAAGGTGGTCAAGGAACTGGTTTCCAAGACCCTTCCCGGTATGTGCCTCGGGCACCAGGCCTGCAACATCAATCAGGTGGACGGCAATATATCTGATCCCATCTGCGCAAACGCCACACCGGTGCGCAAGACTGGTACAGGGGCAGGGAACCCGTACATAGGCAACCCCCCGGTTTGCATCAATTGTCGTGAACGGATAATTGGCAATCTCGGCCGGTGCCATGGTTGCTGCCCGATATAATGTCGATTTGCCACAGTTTGGTTTTCCAGCAAGTGCGAGGGTGATCATAGATGGTCCTCAAATCCCAGTGCGAACTAACAGGTATGTATGGGATACTGCACCAAAAAAGTGTATTATTTTGATAAACCAGGTGAAGCCAACACCAGGGATGCGATCAGGATTGGTGCTGAACGTGCACAGGAACTTGGAATTTCCACGATACTCGTGCCAAGCACGAGTGGTGAGACCGCACGGGTGGCATATGAAGAACTGAAAGGAACACCCCTTCATCTTGTGATTGTAACCCATGTTGTCGGTTTTTCAAACCCCGGAGTTTGGGAGTTTGATGCAGACCTAGCAGCAGACCTCAGAAAAGCCGGAGTGACGATAATTACCGGCACTCATGTCCTGTCAGGCCTGGAGCGCGCATTTTCGTCCTCACCCAAAGTCAGCGGGGGATCGCGAAGTGAAGCGGTTGCAGAAGCACTTCGCAGGATCATCGCGGTTGGACTGAAGGTGGCCGTTGAGTGCACCCTTATTGCGGCAGACCAGGGTGCTATCGGCGTATCGGATGAGGTCATTGCCCTTGGAGGGACCGCGAGCGGAGTCGATACCGTCTGTGTTATCAAACCGTCTCACACCCAGAGATTTTTCGATCTCCAGGTCAGGGAGATCGTCGCAATGCCACGGGACAGATAAATTATGTTATCAGTATTACCCCTGACCATCAAGAATACGATGCGCCATCTCTTCAGAAGGCCGATCGTCTGGATACCGGGAATATACGCGGGGTGTATTGCAGCCCTTGTCATCTGGCTTGAGTTCACCGGCGGGATGTTTCTTGCCGGAAAGATTGCCATGCTGGGCGCAATTGCATTCCCGTTCTTTCTTAGTGTGCTCAATTATCATTTAGAAACCGATGAGAAGAACATGAAGATCCTGGTCACGGTCGCCCTTCGGGGTTATTTTCCGATTGTTCTTCCGGTCATAGTCCTTGCTGGTTTCGTTGTCGTGCTAGCACTCCTGCTAAGCGTTCCTCTGTCTATCATGGGATATGGGAGTGATCCCTTTGCTCTGACCGGGCTCATGCTGGGGATTGGCATTCCGGCTCTGCTCTTCTCACTCTATATTGACAACGTCGCGGTATGTGAGCGGACAAAGATATTTGGCACCCTGAAACGGAGCATGGAACTTGTCACAGTTAAAATTATCACCGCCATCTGGTTTTTTGTTGTCAGCGGGATTATTGCAGTAATCGTATCCGTCTTCGGAGCATTCCTGTGGGGAGCGATTCTTGGGAGCCGGTTTACCCAGTTCATTGAGATGAATCTGACCCAGCAGCAGGAGGTATTTTCACAGTATACCCTGACCGACTGGCAGGCTCTCATCGGGCCGGAAGGGATAATTGTTACCGCACTGGTCTTTGGATTTGTTACGTTTCTTCTCGTACCAAGCCTGTTTATCTTCAAATACGAGTGTTATCTGGATGCAACTGATGTTGTCTGGGATTTATCAGGGGAAAGGGATGAAAAGGGAAGACATTTCAGGCTTTAACCGGTTTACCCGGTAAAAAAGGATAGTATTGCCCAGAGAACGGCAGTAATTATCGCTCCCCCCAAAGTTGCAAGGAAATTGGTTCCTGCATTCCCCCACATATGCTTATTTTCAAAGAGTTCTCCAAGCAGACTGTCAAGATTCGTACCGATAAATCCGCCGATCATTGCTGCGACAAATAGTGAAAAGTCAGCGACTCCGAGCAGCACACCACAGGCTGATATAAAGATCGCGCCAAAAAGTCCTGCTACCTCTCCTAAAAAGGAGACGCCACCATTTGTTCCTTCAGGGACCGGCTGGAGTGTAGTAATAAGGCGGGGTTTGCCTGAACATACACCGATCTCACCTGCAACGGTGTCTGCTGCAGCAGTTGCAACACTCCCGAGATATGCCGCAATGAAAACCGGGTGCTGGGTGACACCATAACCAATAGCAGCGCAGACAGATACCAGGCCATTCGCAAACACATTGACATATCCCCTGGCACCTCCTTTCGCCTCTTCCACATGGAGCGACCTTTTATAATCCATCTGGTACCGGGTAGCAACCGCCCCAAGAATGAAAAACGCGAGCATAATCAGGAACCACGATATCCCTGCAAAAACGATGAGAATGACCCCGACAAGGGCAGCTGAGAAGAGCCCGGGGATGTCAGCGGTCTTCAGCCGGTAGGCAAAATAACTAAACCCGAAGGCAATCACAACGGCGGTTCCGACTAGAGGAAATGCAGCCTCATACTCAAGATCTTCAATAAGAAGCATAACCAGTGCCACCACCACCAGTTCAATGGCGGTTGCATTTCTCTGTGAACCCAGGATTGAATGAAGGAGGACACAAACCGTTGCACCGACAACGGCGGAAAGCCAGGATTGCTCTCCCAGATACTCCATCACAAATGCCGTGATAAGAAGAGCACAGATAAACGACAGGGCATATTCAATAGTTTTCCCACCCGTCAGGGAGAAGACCAGCTCCTTGGTTGTAACAATGAGGATCGCAGCATATAAAACAAAAACCGGGAGGATTCCAATAAGACCAAGCACCCCGATGAACCCGAGTGCTATCGAGAGCCATTTTTCAGCTGTTCTAAACCATATAGACAGGGCGGCAATGATAACCAGGAGTCCCGGAACCCCGGTCGGGAGATAGGGTGATATTATCAGGAGAAGAACCGCCAGAATAAATGCAATCCATCTCACTGTGTGCAACATAGGGTACGTATTTAGCTAGTCACTCAATATAATCTATCCAGAGCCCTTCCGAAACCCTATAACCTCCGGCATCGATGGGTACGAAGGAGTCACTTTCCTATGCAGGATTTCAATACTGGTTACATTTTACGAAGATTTACATTCATAATTGCACTTATTTTTAGTCTTACATTCATGGTATCAGCAGGACCTACCTACGCACCAACCGAGGGAAAAAATCCTCTGAAAGTATATTTTACCTTCCCCGGCGGAGAAGAGTGTGATTCAGTCAAATGGAACTTCGGAGATGGAAATACATCAAAAGCAATCACCACGGATCATACCTATTACTCTCTTGGCATGTACTATCCGACCTGCTGGTGTGAACTCCCTGGTGCCAATACCTCCTATACGTATGACTATGTATATGTTATCCCCTGGTCATCCAGTATCAGGGACAGCATCACCGGTGGAAGACCAAAACAGACCGTGGTAAACAGGACATCAGTGGGGCTTGACTTTACCTCCTTGAAAAAACAAGCCCAAGGACTTGCTGCCATCGGTGAGATGAGGTACGCAGCCGATGCATATGCAGATCTGAAATCCCTTGGAACACTTGATTCAGAAACTCTCAGCTCCTACGGAGATGTCCTTACAGGTCTTGGACGGCTGACCGAAGCAGAAGTGATATATAATGAAGCCCTTGCTGAAAAGGATTCAGCCCCTATCCTCAAGAAACTTGCAGATGTCCTCTTCTCTCTTGGAAAGACGAAAGAGGCCATCGATGTGATGAACCGGACTCTGGTCCTTGCACCGGATGATGCCGGGGCATATGCTTCATATGCGTCATTTCTTCAGAAGGCAGGAAAAACCCCGGAAGCGCTTGATGCGTTTAATCAGTCTTTCAAACTTCTCGATGCGCAGCCTGAAATCTGGTCGGAGTATGCGGATCTTCTTTCATCCCTTGGCAGGTACAACGAAGCAGCTGATGCCTATGACCATGCAATAAAACTGGGTATGTTTGGCTCAGATATCTGGAACAACTATTCCCGGGTCCTGCAGAAACTGGGAAGAAAGGAGGAAGCTCAACGTGCGAAAGAGCAGGCGATGAATACCTACGCTCCGATAGCTCTATCCAGGTACAGTTCCAGTGACAGTATTCCCACGTGCGGTATCGGCTCACTCTGTTAACTCTTCTCCTTTTTCATACGCCCTAAACACCAGACATCAGGGACTGACATTCCATCATCTACATTACCCTTTACCTTCAAACGTATGGGCAATGTCTCGGGTCTTGCGGGAACTTCCCAAAACCTATGATTATCGTGAGGTGGAAGCACGATGGCAGCAGACGTGGAAGGATGAAGACGTCTACTTTAAAGAAGGTTCTGAAAAACCACAATTTGTCATTGATACGCCACCACCATACCCAACCGGGGAATTTCATATCGGAAATGCATTCAACTGGTGTTATATCGACTTTTTAGCCAGATACAAGCGAATGAAGGGGTACAATGTCATGTTCCCGCAGGGGTGGGACTGCCATGGCCTTCCAACCGAAGTGAAGGTTGAAGAGATCCACAAGATCACCAAAAATGATGTTGACCGGCAGAAGTTCCGTGAGATGTGTCGTGAACTGACGATTGGCAATATCAGGAAGATGCGGGCATCCATGCGCAGGATGGCTTTTTCAATCGACTGGAGCCACGAATACATCACCATGATGCCGGAGTACTTCGGCAAGACCCAGCTCTCATTTCTGCGGATGTACCACGCAGGGCAGATATACCAGTCTGACCATCCGGTTAACTTCTGTCCACGGTGTGAGACCGCCATCGCATTTGCCGAGGTCAATTACAGCGACCGTACAACAAAACTCAACTACTTCAACTTCTCCGGACTGGAGATCGCAACATCACGGCCGGAACTTCTGGCAGCCTGTGTGGCAGTTGCCGTCCATCCTGATGACGACCGGTATAAAGATCGAAAAGGCGAACACCTGAAAGTGCCCCTGTTCGGTCATGAGGTCCCCA from Methanospirillum hungatei JF-1 includes the following:
- a CDS encoding redox-regulated ATPase YchF → MITLALAGKPNCGKSTLYRAATMAPAEIANYPFTTIDANRGVAYVRVPCPCTSLAHRCGVCADGIRYIAVHLIDVAGLVPEAHTGKGLGNQFLDHLRQADAIIQVIDASGSTDIEGNPDNPGSHDPLEEIPMLKTEMAMWLFGIIEKHWPKMQRQAQSRSFSIYAGLADILAGLSIQEEHVMEAEREAGIELRLTASGDLIEFSKILMRKAKPMIIAGNKADLASPELLTKVKDSGAILTSGAAELALRTAAASHMIIYHPGDASFSIPDKGKLSDAQKAGLMKMKAYMDAHGGTGVQEIINRAVFELLDMIVLYPVEDETHLTDGQGRVLPDAFLMKKGSTPHDLAYQVHTDIGKGFLYAIDAKTKMRIKESAVLKDGDIIKIVSTAK
- a CDS encoding pyruvate kinase alpha/beta domain-containing protein produces the protein MGYCTKKVYYFDKPGEANTRDAIRIGAERAQELGISTILVPSTSGETARVAYEELKGTPLHLVIVTHVVGFSNPGVWEFDADLAADLRKAGVTIITGTHVLSGLERAFSSSPKVSGGSRSEAVAEALRRIIAVGLKVAVECTLIAADQGAIGVSDEVIALGGTASGVDTVCVIKPSHTQRFFDLQVREIVAMPRDR
- a CDS encoding TIGR00297 family protein; its protein translation is MLHTVRWIAFILAVLLLIISPYLPTGVPGLLVIIAALSIWFRTAEKWLSIALGFIGVLGLIGILPVFVLYAAILIVTTKELVFSLTGGKTIEYALSFICALLITAFVMEYLGEQSWLSAVVGATVCVLLHSILGSQRNATAIELVVVALVMLLIEDLEYEAAFPLVGTAVVIAFGFSYFAYRLKTADIPGLFSAALVGVILIVFAGISWFLIMLAFFILGAVATRYQMDYKRSLHVEEAKGGARGYVNVFANGLVSVCAAIGYGVTQHPVFIAAYLGSVATAAADTVAGEIGVCSGKPRLITTLQPVPEGTNGGVSFLGEVAGLFGAIFISACGVLLGVADFSLFVAAMIGGFIGTNLDSLLGELFENKHMWGNAGTNFLATLGGAIITAVLWAILSFFTG
- a CDS encoding tetratricopeptide repeat protein; the protein is MVSAGPTYAPTEGKNPLKVYFTFPGGEECDSVKWNFGDGNTSKAITTDHTYYSLGMYYPTCWCELPGANTSYTYDYVYVIPWSSSIRDSITGGRPKQTVVNRTSVGLDFTSLKKQAQGLAAIGEMRYAADAYADLKSLGTLDSETLSSYGDVLTGLGRLTEAEVIYNEALAEKDSAPILKKLADVLFSLGKTKEAIDVMNRTLVLAPDDAGAYASYASFLQKAGKTPEALDAFNQSFKLLDAQPEIWSEYADLLSSLGRYNEAADAYDHAIKLGMFGSDIWNNYSRVLQKLGRKEEAQRAKEQAMNTYAPIALSRYSSSDSIPTCGIGSLC